The following are encoded together in the Pedobacter steynii genome:
- a CDS encoding tetratricopeptide repeat protein, whose amino-acid sequence MQSTRLAKLLEFLSNDPNDPFVLYALATEYNNSNDVEKAFEYYLKLTAEHPDYVGTYYHLGKLYEKQQQKEEAITTYQKGMAVAKNKRDMHAFSELQGAYNSAAGLDYEDD is encoded by the coding sequence ATGCAAAGTACCCGATTAGCAAAGTTATTGGAGTTTTTGTCCAATGATCCCAATGATCCATTCGTTCTATACGCTTTAGCGACCGAATACAACAATTCAAATGACGTAGAAAAGGCATTTGAGTATTATTTGAAACTCACGGCAGAACACCCGGATTATGTAGGAACTTATTACCATCTGGGTAAATTATACGAAAAACAACAGCAAAAAGAAGAAGCCATAACCACCTATCAGAAAGGAATGGCCGTGGCAAAAAATAAACGGGATATGCATGCCTTTTCTGAGTTACAGGGGGCTTATAATTCTGCTGCAGGTTTAGATTATGAGGACGATTAA
- a CDS encoding electron transfer flavoprotein subunit alpha/FixB family protein produces the protein MSVLVYVEQVDGKFKKSVFEAVSYAKSIADIQGSNLTAISIGNVGEGELKELGKYGASKVLNVSNDQLKTFVNQAYASVIAEAAKKENADVVVLSNSFSGKGLAPRIAVKLEAGLVDGAVELPKLDGGQFLVKKTAFSGKAFAITELTSATKVIALNPNAFGVKESAVDAAVEAFSPEIKTTDFSAIVKEIVRATNKVSLPDAELVVSAGRGLKSPDNWGMIEELANLLGAATACSKPVSDADWRPHSEHVGQTGIAISPNLYIAIGISGAIQHLAGVSSSKVIVVINIDPEAPFFKVADYGIVGDAFVVVPKLIEALKAHKG, from the coding sequence ATGTCAGTTTTAGTATATGTAGAACAAGTCGATGGTAAGTTTAAGAAATCTGTTTTCGAAGCAGTATCTTACGCAAAATCCATTGCAGATATACAAGGAAGTAATTTAACCGCGATATCTATTGGTAATGTTGGAGAAGGTGAACTTAAAGAACTTGGTAAATACGGAGCCTCTAAAGTATTAAATGTTTCCAATGACCAGTTAAAAACCTTCGTTAATCAGGCTTATGCCTCGGTTATTGCCGAAGCCGCGAAAAAAGAAAATGCAGATGTAGTGGTTTTATCCAACTCTTTCTCCGGAAAAGGTCTGGCACCGCGTATTGCTGTAAAACTGGAAGCAGGATTAGTAGACGGTGCAGTAGAATTGCCTAAATTAGACGGAGGTCAGTTTCTAGTAAAGAAAACTGCTTTCTCAGGTAAGGCATTTGCCATCACTGAATTGACTTCCGCAACGAAAGTTATTGCTTTAAACCCGAATGCATTTGGCGTAAAGGAATCTGCAGTTGATGCAGCTGTTGAGGCATTCAGTCCTGAAATCAAAACCACAGATTTCAGTGCAATCGTTAAAGAAATTGTAAGGGCAACCAATAAAGTTTCTCTACCTGATGCAGAGCTGGTTGTTTCTGCAGGAAGAGGCTTGAAAAGTCCGGACAACTGGGGAATGATCGAAGAGCTGGCTAATTTATTAGGTGCAGCTACTGCTTGTTCCAAACCGGTATCTGATGCAGACTGGAGACCACATTCTGAGCACGTTGGCCAGACAGGAATTGCCATCAGCCCGAACTTATATATCGCTATCGGTATTTCAGGAGCCATTCAGCATTTAGCAGGTGTAAGTTCTTCGAAAGTTATTGTAGTGATCAATATAGATCCTGAAGCCCCTTTCTTCAAAGTAGCAGACTACGGAATCGTTGGTGATGCCTTCGTAGTAGTACCCAAATTAATTGAAGCTTTAAAAGCACATAAAGGTTAA
- a CDS encoding electron transfer flavoprotein subunit beta/FixA family protein, producing MKILVCISNVPDTTTKITFTNDNTQFNTSGVSFIVNPYDEIALSRAIELCAGGKGTVTVINVGESVTEPTIRKALAIGADDAVRINADPRDAYFTAYQIAEYAKTTDYDMILCGRESIDYNGSQVAAMVGEFLDIPSISIIKKLDYDGTTATIEREIEGGKEVVSVSGKFIASCAEGTAVATIPNMRGIMSARSKPLQVVEAKEIAQISKVKQFDTPPPRGAVKLVPAEETEKLIGLLHSEAKVI from the coding sequence ATGAAAATATTAGTTTGTATCAGTAATGTGCCCGACACAACGACAAAAATAACTTTTACTAACGATAATACACAATTCAATACATCAGGAGTCTCATTTATTGTGAATCCATATGATGAAATTGCCTTATCAAGAGCAATTGAGCTGTGTGCCGGTGGTAAAGGAACCGTTACCGTTATCAATGTTGGAGAAAGCGTCACAGAACCAACCATAAGAAAAGCACTAGCCATCGGAGCAGACGATGCAGTCAGAATCAATGCAGATCCGAGAGATGCTTATTTCACTGCTTATCAGATCGCGGAATATGCGAAAACTACAGATTATGACATGATCCTTTGCGGTCGTGAATCCATTGATTATAACGGATCACAAGTAGCGGCAATGGTTGGTGAATTTTTAGATATCCCTTCTATCTCCATCATCAAAAAATTAGACTATGATGGAACTACTGCCACTATTGAACGCGAAATTGAGGGTGGTAAAGAAGTGGTTTCTGTAAGCGGCAAATTTATCGCAAGCTGCGCTGAAGGAACAGCTGTTGCAACCATTCCTAATATGAGAGGCATCATGTCTGCAAGATCTAAACCTCTTCAGGTTGTTGAAGCTAAGGAAATAGCACAAATCAGTAAAGTAAAACAGTTTGACACTCCTCCTCCACGCGGAGCGGTTAAATTGGTTCCTGCAGAAGAAACAGAAAAGCTAATCGGCCTTCTTCATTCAGAAGCGAAAGTTATCTAA